A single region of the Pseudomonas sp. PDM14 genome encodes:
- a CDS encoding translocation/assembly module TamB domain-containing protein, which yields MRRGLRYGLGGLFGLLLLILLVCAVLLGSQAGSRWLLGQVPGLNVSAFEGRLAGRWQAERLSWEQDGTRLELQQPVLVWSPSCLLRGTLCIDELSSTRIELQLAQTDTPSDEPFSLPTLQLPLAIRLGDVHVGAFVLDGNEQLQELQLLATWQADGIHIERLGAQLDGLALTLQGSVLPEGDWPLQATASAQLPAPDGQPWQLDVSASGELLQRVQLKGESQGYLAATLTGELQPLAEHLPASLRIHAKTFRADSELPEPLTLQQVELQASGDLQQGYAVHGVAQLPGEGGAVALNLAGRVNAAGAEIKRLQLSAGPEQLVTLTGQLDWQDAFSASSQLDWQDFPWQRLLPQEQAPPVALRHLQADLSYASEHYAGNLQAQLDGPAGAFSLASRLTGDLSQLRLDDLKLQAGQGSAQGHVQLAFADGIGWDAALQVADLDPAYWLAELPGNLGGALVSQGSLKSERLELNANLDLQGRLRGQRAQLQANAAGAGERWSLERLDLQVGNNRISGQGRLDRELSGQLDLALEQLGQLWPRLAGRATGRLDLAGSLQAPQGTLQLSGNGLAFADNRAQALTLNARLDAAQRGSVQIEAQRLASGDTRIGNLQLNGSGTRQRQQLDLALDGGPAELKLALAGDWNGSAWRGRLASGKVQGGGQTWQLEKPARLDYLADGRLEFGAHCWRSGEASLCGGEQRLLPEPRIDYKLRDFPLASLAPWLPEDFAWQGVLNADIDLRLPAGGPSGRVLIDAGNGVLRIREEQRWVELPYQRLQLDSTLRPQRIDSRLEFAGQGLGQLQLDAQLDPRPQLKPLSGQFRIDGVDLSVARPFVAAVETLEGQLQGAGTLGGTLQAPRVSGTLKLSDGKLAGGDLPTVIEQLQVQARIEGERMALAGDWRSGEQGQGSLSGDLAWGDATEVDLRLRGSRLPVVVEPYANLEADPDLRIALAAGRLAVSGKVAVPRGTIRIRELPPQTVKVSPDARVVGEQTPEASPLQLGMDVQVDVGADRLRFIGFGLTADLKGRLQVGDNLATRGELVLSNGRYRAYGQRLDLRRARLLFAGPLDQPYLDVEAIRKVGDVTAGVRLNGRADAPRSEVFSTPAMSQEQALSYLVLGRPMNSGGDGNALGQAALAMGLSGSAPVTGALAERLGIKDFQLDDDGASGRLSERLSIRYGLGVLEPSSVVALRYELSKRLYLEAASGLASSLDLFYRRDF from the coding sequence GTGAGGCGCGGACTGCGCTACGGACTCGGCGGCCTGTTCGGGCTGTTGCTGCTCATCCTGCTTGTCTGCGCAGTGCTGCTCGGCAGCCAGGCCGGCAGCCGCTGGTTGCTGGGGCAGGTACCCGGTCTCAACGTCAGCGCCTTCGAGGGGCGTCTCGCCGGGCGCTGGCAGGCCGAGCGCCTGAGCTGGGAACAGGACGGCACGCGCCTGGAGCTGCAGCAACCCGTGCTGGTCTGGTCGCCGTCGTGCCTATTGCGCGGCACGCTGTGCATCGACGAGCTGAGCAGCACGCGCATCGAGCTGCAGCTGGCGCAAACCGACACGCCGAGCGACGAGCCATTCAGCCTGCCAACGCTGCAACTGCCACTGGCGATTCGCCTGGGCGACGTGCATGTCGGCGCGTTCGTCCTCGATGGCAACGAGCAACTGCAAGAGCTGCAACTGCTGGCGACCTGGCAGGCCGATGGCATCCACATCGAACGACTCGGCGCGCAGCTCGATGGCCTCGCACTGACCCTACAAGGCAGCGTCCTGCCTGAAGGTGACTGGCCACTGCAGGCCACGGCCAGCGCACAGTTGCCGGCACCGGACGGGCAGCCCTGGCAGCTCGATGTCAGCGCCTCGGGCGAACTGCTCCAGCGTGTGCAGCTCAAGGGTGAAAGCCAGGGGTATCTCGCCGCCACCCTCACAGGCGAACTGCAGCCGCTGGCCGAGCACCTGCCCGCCAGCCTGCGCATCCACGCCAAAACGTTCCGCGCCGACAGCGAACTGCCTGAGCCCCTGACCCTGCAACAGGTCGAGCTGCAGGCCAGTGGCGACCTGCAGCAAGGTTATGCGGTACACGGCGTGGCGCAGCTGCCGGGTGAGGGTGGAGCGGTGGCGCTGAACCTGGCTGGACGGGTCAACGCGGCCGGTGCCGAGATCAAGCGGCTGCAACTGAGCGCTGGCCCGGAGCAGCTGGTAACACTCACCGGCCAACTTGATTGGCAGGACGCCTTCAGCGCGAGCAGCCAGCTCGACTGGCAGGATTTCCCCTGGCAACGGCTGTTGCCGCAGGAGCAGGCGCCGCCGGTGGCGTTGCGCCACTTGCAGGCCGATCTCAGTTACGCCAGCGAACACTACGCCGGCAACCTGCAGGCCCAGCTGGACGGCCCGGCCGGCGCCTTCAGCCTGGCCAGCCGCCTGACCGGCGACCTGAGCCAGCTGCGCCTGGATGACCTCAAGCTGCAGGCCGGGCAGGGCAGTGCCCAGGGCCATGTGCAGCTGGCCTTCGCCGACGGCATCGGTTGGGACGCGGCACTGCAGGTGGCCGACCTCGATCCGGCCTACTGGCTGGCGGAGCTGCCCGGCAACCTCGGCGGCGCACTGGTCAGCCAGGGCAGCCTGAAGAGTGAACGGCTCGAACTGAACGCCAACCTCGACCTGCAAGGCCGCCTGCGCGGTCAGCGCGCGCAGTTGCAGGCCAATGCAGCTGGGGCAGGTGAGCGCTGGAGCCTGGAGCGCCTCGATCTGCAGGTCGGCAACAACCGCATCAGCGGCCAGGGCCGGCTCGACCGTGAGCTCAGCGGCCAGCTCGACCTGGCACTGGAACAGCTCGGCCAACTCTGGCCACGACTGGCCGGGCGCGCCACAGGCCGACTCGACCTGGCCGGCAGCCTGCAGGCGCCGCAAGGCACGCTGCAGCTGAGCGGTAATGGCCTGGCCTTCGCCGACAACCGCGCCCAGGCGCTGACACTCAATGCCCGGCTTGACGCCGCCCAGCGCGGCAGCGTACAGATCGAGGCGCAGCGCCTGGCCAGTGGTGACACGCGGATCGGCAACCTGCAACTCAACGGCAGCGGCACCCGGCAACGCCAGCAACTCGACCTGGCCCTCGACGGCGGCCCGGCAGAGCTAAAGTTGGCCCTGGCCGGCGACTGGAATGGCAGCGCCTGGCGCGGTCGCCTGGCCAGCGGCAAGGTACAGGGTGGCGGGCAGACCTGGCAGCTGGAGAAACCGGCGCGCCTGGATTACCTGGCCGACGGCCGTCTGGAGTTCGGCGCACACTGTTGGCGCTCTGGCGAGGCGAGCCTGTGTGGCGGCGAGCAGCGCCTGCTGCCGGAGCCGCGCATCGACTACAAGCTGCGCGACTTCCCGCTCGCCAGCCTGGCCCCCTGGCTGCCCGAAGACTTCGCCTGGCAGGGCGTACTGAACGCCGACATCGACCTGCGCCTGCCCGCCGGTGGCCCCAGCGGGCGCGTGCTGATCGACGCCGGCAACGGCGTGCTGCGCATCCGCGAGGAGCAGCGCTGGGTCGAGCTGCCGTACCAACGCCTGCAACTGGACAGTACCCTGCGCCCGCAGCGCATCGACAGCCGACTGGAGTTCGCCGGGCAGGGCCTCGGCCAGTTGCAGCTGGATGCGCAGCTCGACCCGCGGCCGCAGCTCAAACCACTCAGCGGCCAGTTCCGCATCGACGGCGTCGACCTCTCCGTAGCACGGCCCTTCGTCGCCGCGGTGGAAACCCTGGAAGGCCAGTTGCAGGGCGCCGGCACGCTCGGCGGCACCCTGCAGGCGCCCCGGGTGAGCGGTACGCTGAAGCTGAGCGACGGCAAGCTGGCCGGCGGCGACCTGCCAACCGTGATCGAGCAGTTGCAGGTGCAGGCGCGCATCGAGGGTGAGCGCATGGCGCTTGCCGGCGACTGGCGCAGTGGTGAGCAGGGGCAGGGCAGCCTCAGCGGCGACCTGGCCTGGGGCGATGCCACCGAGGTCGACCTGCGTCTGCGTGGCAGCCGCCTGCCGGTGGTGGTCGAGCCCTATGCCAACCTGGAAGCCGACCCCGACCTGCGTATCGCCCTGGCTGCCGGACGCCTGGCCGTCAGCGGCAAGGTGGCGGTGCCGCGCGGCACCATCAGGATTCGCGAGCTGCCACCGCAGACGGTCAAGGTCTCGCCCGATGCACGCGTGGTCGGTGAGCAGACACCGGAAGCCTCGCCGCTGCAGCTGGGCATGGACGTGCAGGTGGATGTCGGCGCCGACCGCCTGCGCTTCATCGGCTTCGGCCTGACGGCGGACCTCAAGGGTCGTCTGCAGGTCGGCGACAACCTGGCCACCCGTGGCGAGCTGGTTCTGAGTAACGGCCGCTACCGCGCCTACGGCCAGCGCCTCGACCTGCGCCGCGCGCGCCTGCTGTTCGCCGGGCCACTGGATCAGCCGTATCTGGACGTGGAAGCCATCCGCAAGGTCGGCGACGTCACCGCCGGTGTACGCCTCAACGGCCGCGCCGACGCACCGCGCAGCGAAGTGTTCTCGACCCCGGCGATGAGCCAGGAACAGGCGCTGTCGTATCTGGTGCTGGGCCGGCCGATGAACAGCGGCGGCGATGGCAACGCCCTCGGCCAGGCGGCACTGGCCATGGGCCTGTCGGGCAGCGCGCCGGTGACCGGGGCACTGGCCGAACGCCTCGGCATCAAGGATTTCCAGCTCGACGACGACGGCGCCAGCGGGCGCCTGTCCGAGCGCCTGAGCATCCGCTACGGCCTCGGTGTGCTGGAGCCGTCGAGCGTGGTGGCGTTACGTTACGAGCTGAGCAAGCGTCTGTACCTGGAAGCCGCCAGCGGCCTGGCCAGTTCGCTCGACCTGTTCTACCGGCGCGACTTCTGA
- the tpx gene encoding thiol peroxidase yields the protein MAQVTLRGNPIQVDGQLPQTGEQAPAFSLVGKDLADVSLTSLAGKRKVLNIFPSVDTPTCATSVRKFNAEASKLDNTLVLCVSADLPFAQSRFCGAEGLDNVINLSTMRGADFLKSYGVVIANGPLAGVAARAVVVLDENDKVLHSELVAEIGSEPDYDAALAVLK from the coding sequence ATGGCTCAAGTAACCCTGCGTGGCAACCCGATCCAGGTCGACGGCCAATTGCCGCAAACCGGTGAGCAGGCCCCGGCGTTCAGCCTGGTCGGCAAGGATCTGGCTGACGTCAGCCTGACCAGCCTGGCCGGCAAGCGCAAAGTGCTGAACATCTTCCCGAGCGTCGACACGCCGACCTGCGCCACCTCCGTGCGCAAGTTCAACGCCGAAGCCAGCAAGCTCGACAACACTCTGGTGCTCTGCGTCTCGGCCGACCTGCCGTTCGCCCAGTCGCGCTTCTGCGGTGCCGAAGGCCTGGACAACGTGATCAACCTGTCGACCATGCGCGGCGCCGACTTCCTCAAGAGCTACGGCGTAGTCATCGCCAACGGCCCGCTGGCTGGCGTTGCGGCCCGCGCGGTGGTGGTGCTGGACGAGAACGACAAGGTGCTGCACAGCGAGCTGGTCGCCGAGATCGGCAGCGAGCCGGACTACGACGCGGCCCTGGCCGTGCTCAAGTAA
- a CDS encoding MdtA/MuxA family multidrug efflux RND transporter periplasmic adaptor subunit has protein sequence MSDSRPASRFSRKWLFVALLIVAVVLLWWLWPSKPVGGPPMGGAPGPWGGPVPVRVTSVSQGDFEVELKALGTVTALNTVNVRSRVDGELVKLMFEEGQLVKAGDLLAQIDPRPYQVALQQAEGTLGQNQAQLKNAEIDLARYKGLFAEDSIAKQTLDTQEALVGQYRGTVKSNQAAVAEARLNLDFTRIRAPIAGRLGLRQVDVGNLITAGDTTPLVVITQVQPISVSFTLAENELAPVLARVRANEKLQVQARDRSEQAVLAEGVLHSLDNQIDIATGTVKLKARFENTDESLFPNQFVNVRLRVETRHDATLIPSAALQYGSRGTFVFLLDADDKVVVRAVSVGASDGATTLISDGLKVGERLVLEGTDKLKDGSAVEIIGDPNATQTTPQAPAKTGA, from the coding sequence ATGTCTGATTCTCGTCCCGCCTCGCGTTTTTCCCGTAAATGGTTGTTCGTCGCGCTGCTGATCGTCGCCGTGGTGCTGCTCTGGTGGCTGTGGCCGAGCAAACCGGTAGGCGGCCCACCGATGGGCGGCGCGCCAGGCCCGTGGGGCGGCCCGGTGCCGGTGCGGGTCACCAGCGTCAGCCAGGGCGACTTCGAGGTCGAGCTCAAGGCGCTGGGCACCGTCACCGCGCTGAACACGGTGAACGTGCGCAGCCGGGTGGACGGCGAGCTGGTCAAGCTGATGTTCGAGGAAGGCCAGCTGGTCAAGGCTGGCGATCTGCTCGCACAGATCGATCCGCGCCCGTATCAGGTCGCCCTGCAGCAGGCCGAAGGCACCCTTGGGCAGAACCAGGCGCAGTTGAAGAACGCCGAGATCGACCTGGCGCGCTACAAGGGCCTGTTCGCCGAAGATTCCATCGCCAAGCAGACCCTGGATACCCAGGAAGCCCTGGTCGGCCAGTACCGCGGCACGGTCAAGAGCAACCAGGCCGCAGTCGCCGAAGCGCGCCTGAACCTGGATTTCACCCGTATCCGCGCGCCCATCGCCGGCCGCCTCGGCCTGCGCCAGGTGGACGTGGGCAACCTGATCACCGCCGGCGACACCACGCCGCTGGTGGTGATCACCCAGGTGCAGCCGATCTCGGTCAGCTTCACCCTGGCCGAGAACGAGCTGGCGCCGGTACTGGCCCGTGTACGTGCCAACGAGAAGCTGCAGGTGCAGGCCCGCGACCGCAGCGAACAGGCGGTGCTCGCCGAAGGCGTGCTGCACAGCCTGGACAACCAGATCGACATCGCCACCGGCACGGTCAAGCTCAAGGCGCGTTTCGAGAACACCGACGAGAGCCTGTTCCCCAACCAGTTCGTCAACGTGCGCCTGCGCGTGGAAACCCGCCATGACGCCACGCTGATTCCCTCGGCGGCGCTGCAGTACGGTTCGCGTGGCACCTTCGTGTTCCTTCTCGATGCCGACGACAAGGTCGTGGTGCGTGCGGTGTCCGTCGGCGCCAGTGATGGCGCCACGACCCTGATCAGCGATGGCCTGAAGGTCGGCGAACGCCTGGTGCTGGAAGGCACCGACAAGCTCAAGGACGGCAGCGCGGTGGAAATCATCGGCGACCCCAACGCCACCCAGACCACTCCGCAGGCTCCGGCGAAGACCGGCGCATGA
- a CDS encoding MdtB/MuxB family multidrug efflux RND transporter permease subunit: MNVSRLFVLRPVATTLIMVAIFLSGLIAYRMLPVSALPEVDYPTIRVLTLYPGASPEVMTSAVTAPLERQFGKMPGLQQMSSTSSGGASVITLRFTLDVNLDVAEQEVQASINAATNLLPDDLPAPPVYNKVNPADTPVLTLAITSATMPLTEVHDLVDTRMAQKIAQISGVGLVSLAGGQRKAVRIQVNPQALASHGLNLSNVRTLINASNVNQPKGNFDGPTRVSQLDANDQLESAEAYLDLILKYENGAPLRLRDVSTIIDGAENERLAAWADRTQTVLLSIQRQPGANVIEVVERIQSLLPQITASMPASIEVRLLTDRTQTIRAAVTDVQFELVLAIGLVVLVTFLFLRKFSATIIPSIAVPLSLIGTFGVMYLAGFSINNLTLMALTIATGFVVDDAIVMLENIARHLEEGETPLNAALKGARQIGFTLISLTFSLIAVLIPLLFMADVVGRLFREFAITLAVAILISLVVSLTLTPMMCARLLKQEKDEDQSRFYRASGAFIDNLIARYAVGLQWVLRHQPLTLLVALGTLALTVVLYLAVPKGFFPVQDTGVIQGISEAPQSISFGAMSERQQHLAEVILRDPAVSSLSSYIGVDGDNATLNSGRLLINLKPHGERDGTASEVIERLRPELARISGIQLFLQPVQDLTIEDRVSRTQFQFSLESPDAALLEEWTPKLTDALSQQPELIDVANDLQNQGLQVYLTIDRDAASRLGVSVSAIDDALYDAFGQRQISTIYTQASQYRVVLESQDGGRTGPQALQQLHVATADGQQVPLVSLARVEERAAALVVNHIGQFPAVTMSFNLRSGVSLGEAVAVIERVQQEIGMPAGIQSQFQGAAEAFRASLSSTLLLILAAIVTMYIVLGVLYESYIHPITILSTLPSAGVGALLALLLTGNDLGLIAIIGIILLIGIVKKNAIMMIDFALEAERHQGMSPQEAIYQAALLRFRPILMTTLAALFGAVPLMLATGSGAELRQPLGLVMVGGLLLSQVLTLFTTPVIYLWFDRLARRFSGRGTAGVPA; this comes from the coding sequence ATGAACGTTTCCCGCCTGTTCGTCCTGCGGCCGGTCGCCACCACGCTGATCATGGTGGCGATCTTCCTCAGCGGCCTGATCGCCTACCGCATGCTGCCGGTGTCGGCGCTGCCCGAGGTGGATTACCCGACCATCCGCGTGCTGACCCTGTATCCCGGTGCCAGCCCCGAAGTGATGACCAGTGCGGTGACCGCGCCGCTGGAGCGCCAGTTCGGCAAAATGCCGGGCCTGCAGCAGATGTCCTCGACCAGTTCCGGCGGCGCCTCGGTGATCACCCTGCGTTTCACCCTGGACGTGAACCTGGATGTCGCCGAGCAGGAAGTGCAGGCCTCGATCAACGCGGCGACCAACCTGCTGCCCGATGACCTGCCCGCGCCGCCGGTGTACAACAAGGTCAACCCGGCCGACACGCCAGTGCTGACCCTGGCCATCACCTCGGCGACCATGCCGCTGACCGAGGTGCACGACCTGGTCGACACGCGCATGGCTCAGAAGATCGCGCAGATCAGCGGCGTCGGCCTGGTCAGCCTGGCCGGCGGCCAGCGCAAGGCCGTGCGCATCCAGGTCAACCCGCAGGCGCTGGCCAGCCACGGCCTCAACCTGTCCAACGTGCGCACGCTGATCAACGCCTCCAACGTCAACCAGCCCAAGGGCAACTTCGACGGCCCGACCCGCGTATCCCAGCTCGACGCCAACGACCAGCTGGAATCGGCAGAGGCCTACCTCGACCTGATCCTCAAGTACGAGAACGGCGCGCCGCTGCGCCTGCGCGATGTCTCGACGATCATCGACGGCGCCGAGAACGAGCGCTTAGCGGCCTGGGCCGATCGCACCCAGACGGTGCTGCTGAGCATCCAGCGCCAGCCCGGCGCCAACGTCATCGAGGTGGTCGAGCGCATCCAGTCGCTGCTGCCGCAGATCACCGCGTCGATGCCGGCGAGCATCGAGGTCAGGCTGCTCACCGACCGCACCCAGACCATCCGCGCGGCGGTCACGGATGTGCAGTTCGAACTGGTGCTGGCCATCGGCCTGGTGGTGCTGGTGACTTTCCTGTTCCTGCGCAAGTTCTCGGCCACCATCATCCCGTCGATCGCCGTGCCGCTGTCGCTGATCGGCACCTTCGGCGTGATGTACCTGGCCGGCTTCTCGATCAACAACCTGACGCTGATGGCGCTGACCATCGCCACCGGGTTCGTGGTCGACGACGCCATCGTCATGCTGGAGAACATCGCCCGCCATCTGGAGGAGGGCGAGACTCCACTCAACGCCGCGCTCAAGGGCGCCCGGCAGATCGGTTTTACCCTGATCTCGCTGACCTTCTCGCTGATTGCCGTGCTGATCCCGCTGCTGTTCATGGCCGACGTGGTCGGCCGCCTGTTCCGCGAGTTCGCCATCACCCTGGCAGTGGCCATCCTGATTTCCCTGGTGGTCTCGCTGACGCTCACGCCGATGATGTGCGCACGCCTGCTCAAGCAGGAGAAAGACGAGGACCAGAGCCGCTTCTACCGTGCCAGCGGGGCCTTCATCGACAACCTGATCGCCCGCTACGCCGTGGGCCTGCAGTGGGTCCTGCGCCACCAGCCGCTGACCTTGCTGGTCGCCCTCGGCACCCTGGCGCTGACCGTGGTGCTCTATCTGGCCGTGCCCAAGGGCTTCTTCCCGGTGCAGGACACCGGGGTGATCCAGGGTATTTCCGAGGCGCCGCAGAGCATTTCGTTCGGCGCCATGAGCGAACGCCAGCAGCACCTGGCCGAGGTCATCCTGCGCGATCCGGCGGTCTCCAGCCTGTCGTCCTACATTGGTGTCGACGGCGACAATGCCACGCTGAACAGCGGCCGCCTGCTGATCAACCTCAAGCCCCACGGCGAGCGTGACGGCACCGCCAGCGAGGTGATCGAACGCCTGCGTCCGGAGCTGGCGCGCATCTCCGGCATCCAGCTGTTCCTCCAGCCGGTGCAGGACCTGACCATCGAGGACCGGGTCAGCCGTACGCAGTTCCAGTTCAGCCTGGAGTCACCGGATGCCGCGTTGCTGGAAGAGTGGACGCCGAAGCTGACCGACGCGCTGAGCCAGCAGCCGGAACTGATCGACGTGGCCAACGACCTGCAGAACCAGGGCCTGCAGGTGTACCTGACGATCGACCGCGATGCGGCTTCGCGCCTCGGCGTGAGCGTCAGCGCCATCGACGACGCGCTGTACGACGCCTTCGGCCAGCGGCAGATTTCCACCATCTACACCCAAGCCAGCCAGTATCGCGTGGTGCTGGAAAGCCAGGACGGCGGCCGCACCGGCCCGCAGGCGCTGCAGCAGCTCCATGTCGCCACCGCCGATGGCCAGCAGGTGCCACTGGTCTCCCTGGCGCGGGTCGAGGAGCGTGCCGCGGCGCTGGTGGTCAACCACATCGGCCAGTTTCCGGCGGTGACCATGTCCTTCAACCTGCGCAGCGGCGTGTCGCTGGGCGAGGCGGTGGCGGTGATCGAGCGGGTGCAGCAGGAAATCGGCATGCCGGCCGGCATCCAGAGCCAGTTCCAGGGCGCCGCCGAGGCCTTCCGCGCCTCGCTGTCGAGCACGCTGCTGCTGATCCTGGCGGCCATCGTCACCATGTACATCGTGCTCGGCGTGCTCTACGAGAGTTACATCCACCCGATCACCATCCTCTCGACGCTGCCCTCGGCGGGTGTCGGCGCCTTGCTCGCGCTGCTGCTGACCGGCAACGACCTGGGCCTGATCGCGATCATCGGCATCATCCTGCTGATCGGCATCGTCAAGAAGAACGCGATCATGATGATCGACTTCGCTCTGGAGGCCGAGCGCCACCAGGGCATGAGCCCGCAGGAGGCGATCTACCAGGCCGCGCTGCTGCGCTTTCGGCCGATCCTGATGACCACCCTGGCCGCGCTGTTCGGCGCCGTGCCGCTGATGCTCGCCACTGGCTCCGGCGCCGAGCTGCGCCAGCCGCTGGGCCTGGTGATGGTCGGCGGCCTGCTGCTGAGCCAGGTGCTGACGCTGTTCACCACGCCGGTGATCTACCTGTGGTTCGATCGCCTGGCCCGGCGTTTCTCGGGCCGTGGTACCGCGGGGGTTCCTGCGTGA